Proteins encoded together in one Oceanobacillus iheyensis HTE831 window:
- a CDS encoding cysteine desulfurase — translation MDVNAIKQQFPILNQEVNGHPLVYLDSSATSQKPLSVIEAVNAYYRENNSNVHRGVHTLGTRATDQYEGSREKVRSFINANSTKEIIFTRGTTTSINIVASSYARMNVGPGDEIVITQMEHHSNLIPWQQVAKATGASLVYLPLQEDGTITIEDAKKTITDQTKIVAMAHVSNVLGSINPIKEIAAIAHQHDAIMVVDGAQGAPHMKVDVEDLDCDFYAFSGHKMCGPTGIGVLYGKQHLLENMEPIEFGGEMIDFVNLYDSTWKELPWKFEGGTPIIAGAIGLGAAIDFLENIGYQEIVNHENELAAHALKQMRTIDGISIYGPEQRAGLVTFNLDDVHPHDTATVLDAEGIAVRAGHHCAQPLMKWLNVSATARASFYLYNSKEDVDRLVEGLLKTKEYFGNVFE, via the coding sequence ATGGATGTAAATGCCATTAAACAACAATTTCCGATTTTAAATCAAGAAGTAAATGGACATCCACTTGTATACTTGGATTCCTCTGCAACATCTCAAAAACCGCTTTCGGTTATTGAAGCGGTAAATGCGTACTACAGAGAGAATAATTCCAATGTACACCGTGGTGTTCATACTCTTGGTACAAGAGCAACAGATCAATATGAGGGATCAAGAGAAAAGGTTCGATCATTTATTAATGCGAACAGTACAAAAGAGATTATTTTTACAAGAGGGACTACTACTTCCATTAATATCGTAGCATCAAGCTATGCTAGAATGAATGTTGGTCCTGGTGATGAAATAGTTATCACCCAAATGGAGCACCATAGTAATCTAATTCCTTGGCAACAAGTTGCTAAAGCAACAGGAGCATCGTTGGTGTACTTACCTCTTCAAGAGGATGGTACTATTACAATTGAAGATGCGAAGAAGACGATTACAGATCAGACAAAAATTGTTGCCATGGCACATGTTTCTAATGTGCTAGGTTCAATTAATCCTATTAAAGAAATTGCTGCTATTGCGCATCAACATGATGCAATTATGGTAGTCGATGGTGCGCAAGGTGCACCTCATATGAAAGTGGATGTTGAAGATCTAGATTGTGACTTTTATGCATTCTCTGGTCATAAAATGTGTGGTCCTACTGGAATCGGAGTATTATATGGAAAGCAGCATTTATTAGAAAACATGGAGCCTATTGAATTTGGCGGAGAAATGATTGATTTTGTAAATCTTTATGACTCTACATGGAAAGAACTTCCTTGGAAATTCGAAGGCGGGACACCAATAATTGCTGGAGCAATTGGACTCGGTGCTGCAATTGATTTCCTAGAAAATATAGGATATCAAGAAATTGTCAATCATGAAAATGAATTGGCAGCACACGCTTTAAAGCAAATGCGTACAATTGATGGAATTTCCATATATGGACCTGAACAAAGGGCTGGGCTAGTAACATTTAATCTAGATGATGTACATCCACACGATACTGCTACTGTACTAGATGCAGAAGGAATCGCAGTACGTGCTGGCCATCATTGTGCTCAACCATTAATGAAGTGGTTGAATGTTTCAGCGACGGCTAGAGCAAGTTTCTACCTTTATAATTCAAAAGAAGATGTAGATCGATTGGTAGAAGGACTGTTAAAAACAAAGGAGTATTTTGGGAATGTCTTTGAATAA
- the sufD gene encoding Fe-S cluster assembly protein SufD, whose amino-acid sequence MTVETKLPFNQDYINQFSEDRNEPEWMTKLRSSALGMVDSLDMPKPDKTKITNWNFTEFKHEYKEEKTISSLSELPEELKDYFDNENKPNNLLIQRNQSVAYSTLQDDLASKGVIFTDIFTAMRDYSDLVEKYYMKDAVAVDQNKLTALHAALVNGGIFVYVPKNVQIEEPLQAVFWQEDADNALFNHVLVVAEEGSSVTYVENYLSHNDEQASVANIITEVFAHDNAQVAYGAVDNFAAGTTTYVNRRGVGHRDAQINWALGQMNDGNTVSENITYLLGDNATSEAKAVSVGRGKQTQNFTSSIRQYGKQTDAYILQRGVMKGAASTIFNAIGKIEHGGTKSNSEQESRVLMLSEKARGDANPILLIDEDDVTAGHAASVGRVDPIQMFYLMSRGLKQEEAERLVIHGFLAPVVSQIPIESVRKQLTQVIERKVY is encoded by the coding sequence ATGACTGTAGAAACAAAACTTCCATTCAATCAAGATTATATAAACCAATTTTCAGAAGATCGTAATGAGCCAGAATGGATGACGAAATTACGTTCAAGCGCTTTAGGTATGGTTGACTCATTAGATATGCCAAAGCCGGATAAAACAAAAATCACAAATTGGAACTTTACAGAGTTCAAACATGAATATAAAGAAGAAAAAACAATTTCTTCTCTATCTGAATTACCGGAAGAACTAAAAGATTATTTCGATAACGAAAACAAGCCTAATAACTTGCTTATTCAACGAAATCAATCTGTTGCTTATAGTACATTACAAGATGACTTAGCATCAAAAGGTGTTATTTTTACAGATATCTTTACTGCAATGCGTGATTATAGTGATCTTGTAGAAAAGTATTATATGAAAGATGCTGTTGCAGTTGATCAAAATAAATTAACCGCACTACATGCAGCATTAGTAAATGGTGGTATTTTCGTATACGTTCCAAAAAATGTACAAATTGAAGAGCCGTTACAGGCGGTCTTTTGGCAAGAAGATGCAGACAATGCTTTATTTAATCATGTGTTAGTAGTTGCTGAAGAAGGTAGCTCTGTAACTTATGTAGAGAACTATTTATCTCACAATGACGAGCAAGCTTCTGTTGCAAATATTATTACTGAAGTATTTGCACATGATAATGCACAGGTTGCATATGGAGCTGTAGATAATTTTGCTGCAGGTACTACTACGTATGTAAATCGTCGCGGAGTTGGACATCGTGACGCTCAAATAAATTGGGCACTTGGTCAAATGAATGATGGTAATACCGTTTCAGAAAACATTACGTATCTATTAGGAGATAACGCAACTTCTGAAGCAAAAGCAGTTTCTGTAGGACGTGGAAAACAAACGCAAAACTTCACATCAAGTATCCGCCAATATGGTAAACAAACAGATGCTTATATCCTTCAGCGCGGAGTAATGAAAGGTGCAGCTTCCACTATCTTTAATGCAATTGGTAAAATTGAACATGGTGGTACGAAGTCTAATTCAGAACAAGAATCTAGAGTCCTTATGTTAAGTGAAAAAGCACGCGGAGATGCAAATCCAATTCTTCTTATAGATGAAGATGATGTAACTGCTGGGCATGCAGCTTCTGTAGGCCGTGTGGATCCAATTCAAATGTTCTATTTGATGAGTCGTGGACTTAAACAAGAAGAAGCAGAGCGTCTTGTTATTCATGGTTTCCTTGCACCAGTAGTATCACAGATCCCGATTGAATCTGTTCGTAAACAATTAACGCAAGTAATTGAAAGGAAAGTTTATTAA
- the sufC gene encoding Fe-S cluster assembly ATPase SufC: MSGSVLEIKNLHVSIEDKEILKGVNLTIKGGEFHAIMGPNGTGKSTLASAIMGHPKYEITEGSITLDGEDVLEMEVDERARAGMFLAMQYPSEISGVTTSDFLRSAINAKREEGDEIPLMKFIKELDKDLDYLDIDQSMATRYLNEGFSGGEKKRNEILQLMQLKPEIAILDEIDSGLDIDALKVVSKGINKMRSDEFGCLIITHYQRLLNYITPDFVHVMMQGRVVKSGGPELAKRLEAEGYEWIKEELGIEDETIEQNA, from the coding sequence ATGTCAGGATCAGTTTTAGAAATCAAGAATCTTCATGTTAGCATAGAGGATAAAGAGATCTTAAAAGGGGTAAACCTTACAATAAAAGGTGGAGAGTTCCACGCAATTATGGGGCCGAATGGTACTGGTAAATCAACATTAGCATCAGCAATTATGGGTCACCCAAAATATGAAATAACGGAAGGAAGCATCACTCTTGACGGTGAAGATGTATTAGAAATGGAAGTTGACGAGCGTGCTCGTGCTGGAATGTTCTTGGCTATGCAGTACCCAAGTGAAATTAGTGGTGTTACAACTTCTGACTTCTTACGTTCAGCGATCAATGCAAAACGTGAAGAGGGCGATGAAATCCCACTTATGAAATTTATTAAAGAATTAGATAAAGATTTAGATTACCTTGATATCGATCAAAGTATGGCTACACGTTACTTAAACGAAGGTTTCTCAGGTGGGGAGAAGAAGCGTAATGAAATCCTGCAATTAATGCAATTGAAACCAGAGATTGCAATTCTTGATGAAATTGACTCTGGATTAGATATCGACGCATTGAAAGTAGTTTCAAAAGGAATTAACAAAATGCGTTCAGACGAATTTGGTTGCCTAATTATTACTCACTATCAACGTCTGCTTAACTATATTACTCCTGATTTTGTGCACGTAATGATGCAAGGTCGTGTCGTGAAATCTGGTGGACCAGAGCTTGCAAAACGTCTTGAGGCAGAAGGTTATGAGTGGATTAAAGAAGAATTAGGTATTGAAGACGAAACCATTGAACAAAATGCGTAA
- a CDS encoding MetQ/NlpA family ABC transporter substrate-binding protein, translating into MKKLLFLLAISFVGLLAACGTSDEGSSGDGSSNETTEITVGASSVPHAEVLEEAKPLLEEQGITLNIEEYQDYILPNDDLADERIDANYFQHIPFLEQTIADTGYEIESIGGIHVEPMGVYSQNITSVEEISEGTEVILSNSVAEHGRVLSLFEKEGLIKLDESVEKSAATIDDIVENPKNLQFSPETEPGFLPELYHSEEDALVVINTNYAIDTGLNPTQDALVVEDEESDYVNVIAVRSEDKDNEALKALVEVLQSEEIQTFITENYDGAVVPTPTN; encoded by the coding sequence ATGAAGAAATTATTATTTTTGTTAGCTATTTCATTTGTGGGATTATTAGCAGCTTGTGGAACAAGTGATGAAGGTTCATCAGGGGATGGGTCTTCTAACGAAACAACAGAAATAACTGTTGGCGCGTCCAGTGTACCGCATGCAGAAGTTTTAGAAGAAGCGAAACCATTATTAGAAGAACAAGGTATTACATTAAACATCGAAGAGTACCAAGATTATATTTTACCTAATGATGATTTGGCTGATGAACGTATTGATGCAAACTATTTTCAACATATCCCTTTTCTAGAACAAACAATTGCTGATACTGGCTATGAAATTGAATCCATTGGTGGTATACATGTGGAACCAATGGGTGTGTATTCCCAAAATATAACTAGTGTTGAAGAAATTTCAGAAGGTACTGAAGTTATTTTAAGTAACTCTGTTGCTGAACATGGTCGTGTCCTTTCTTTATTTGAAAAAGAAGGTTTAATTAAATTAGATGAAAGTGTGGAAAAATCTGCAGCAACGATAGATGATATTGTTGAAAATCCGAAGAACCTTCAATTCTCGCCTGAGACAGAACCAGGTTTCTTACCTGAATTGTATCACAGTGAAGAAGATGCATTAGTTGTTATTAATACGAACTATGCTATTGATACTGGATTAAATCCAACGCAAGATGCATTGGTTGTTGAAGATGAGGAATCAGATTATGTTAATGTAATTGCAGTTAGATCGGAAGATAAGGATAATGAAGCCTTAAAAGCATTAGTTGAAGTGCTACAGTCAGAGGAAATTCAAACGTTTATCACGGAGAACTACGATGGAGCGGTGGTTCCAACTCCAACAAACTAA
- a CDS encoding methionine ABC transporter permease, producing MLSSLFEGIKIEDLIEATYETFYMTMISMVGTAIFGILLGLLLFLTSKGNIWENRTVNSIVAAFVNIFRAIPFIILILLLFPFTDFLMGTIRGPNAALPALIIGSAPFYARLVEIALNEVDKGVVEAAKAMGAKTRTIIFKVLLPESKPALVSGLTVTTIALIGYTAMAGAIGAGGLGNYAYYFGFQRRDFDVVLWCTIIIVLIVFIFQFIGDSITRKLDKR from the coding sequence ATGCTAAGTAGTTTGTTTGAAGGGATTAAAATAGAGGATTTAATTGAAGCAACATATGAGACGTTTTATATGACAATGATTTCAATGGTAGGGACAGCTATTTTTGGGATTTTACTTGGGTTACTATTATTCCTTACATCGAAAGGTAATATTTGGGAAAACCGTACCGTGAATAGTATTGTTGCAGCCTTTGTAAACATCTTCAGAGCCATACCGTTTATTATATTAATTTTATTGCTATTTCCGTTTACCGATTTTCTGATGGGAACAATTCGTGGTCCTAATGCTGCTTTACCTGCGCTAATAATTGGATCTGCTCCTTTCTATGCACGACTAGTAGAAATTGCACTAAATGAAGTGGATAAAGGTGTAGTGGAAGCCGCAAAAGCAATGGGAGCGAAAACGAGAACGATTATTTTCAAAGTTTTATTACCTGAATCAAAACCGGCACTTGTGTCTGGATTAACTGTTACCACAATTGCTTTGATAGGATACACCGCTATGGCAGGAGCAATCGGAGCAGGTGGATTAGGAAACTATGCTTATTATTTCGGATTCCAGCGTCGAGACTTTGATGTTGTGTTATGGTGCACAATTATTATCGTTCTTATCGTATTTATATTCCAATTCATCGGGGACTCTATTACAAGGAAACTCGATAAGCGTTAA
- a CDS encoding methionine ABC transporter ATP-binding protein: MISIEGLSKVFSLNKKDIKAVDSLTLNIENGDIYGVIGYSGAGKSTFVRLINRLEEPTSGKVTIGDQVITELNKNDLRVARQDIGMIFQHFNLLWSRTVEDNIGFPLEIAGVDKQEKARRVKELIGLVGLEGREKSYPSQLSGGQKQRVGIARALANSPKVLLCDEATSALDPETTNQILSLLQDINEKLNLTIILITHEMHVIRKICNRVAVMEQGKVVEEGQVLDVFTNPKQLVTRKFVEQVMSSNEDSDISTIIENYPDGVLYRVHFLGETTNQTLISQIAKQFSVDLNIIQGNITQTQAGSYGALVVQVTGNESEIERAKSFIESQESVELEVIQHAK, translated from the coding sequence TTGATATCCATCGAAGGGTTAAGTAAAGTATTTTCATTAAATAAAAAAGACATCAAAGCTGTAGACTCATTGACCCTCAATATTGAAAATGGCGATATTTATGGCGTGATCGGGTATAGCGGAGCCGGAAAAAGTACGTTTGTACGTTTGATAAATCGACTAGAGGAACCTACATCTGGAAAAGTAACAATTGGAGATCAGGTTATAACAGAGTTAAATAAAAATGATCTTCGAGTTGCACGACAAGATATAGGTATGATTTTTCAGCACTTTAATTTATTATGGTCACGCACTGTTGAGGACAACATTGGGTTTCCACTAGAAATTGCTGGTGTTGATAAGCAAGAAAAAGCACGGAGAGTAAAAGAGTTGATTGGTTTAGTTGGACTTGAGGGGAGAGAGAAATCTTATCCTTCCCAACTGAGTGGTGGACAAAAACAACGTGTTGGTATTGCTAGAGCCCTAGCAAATTCACCTAAAGTATTATTGTGTGACGAAGCTACCTCTGCTCTGGATCCAGAAACGACGAATCAAATTTTATCTTTACTGCAAGACATTAATGAAAAATTAAATTTAACGATAATCTTAATTACGCATGAAATGCATGTTATCCGTAAAATTTGTAATCGTGTAGCTGTTATGGAGCAAGGAAAAGTAGTGGAAGAAGGACAAGTCCTTGATGTATTTACAAATCCGAAGCAATTAGTAACTAGAAAGTTTGTTGAACAAGTTATGAGTTCTAATGAGGATAGTGATATATCAACAATTATAGAAAATTATCCAGATGGAGTTTTATATCGGGTTCATTTCTTGGGTGAAACAACAAATCAAACCCTAATCAGTCAAATAGCTAAACAATTCTCTGTAGATTTAAATATTATCCAGGGAAATATTACACAGACACAAGCAGGCAGCTATGGAGCATTAGTAGTTCAAGTAACAGGTAATGAAAGCGAAATTGAGCGAGCTAAAAGCTTTATTGAAAGTCAAGAGTCTGTTGAATTGGAGGTAATTCAACATGCTAAGTAG
- a CDS encoding thioredoxin family protein — protein sequence MKEWNKQMERGVIYIYTPFCGTCSVARAMLENIERLHRQDIFYEMNAAVHPEYMHDNQIESVPCLLFVENGEIVERIYTFYSTANIYDYLIQYQPELFSNVT from the coding sequence ATGAAGGAATGGAATAAACAAATGGAACGAGGTGTGATTTATATTTACACACCATTCTGTGGAACATGTTCGGTTGCAAGAGCGATGTTGGAGAATATAGAGCGGCTTCACCGACAAGACATTTTCTACGAAATGAACGCAGCTGTTCACCCTGAATATATGCACGACAACCAAATTGAAAGTGTACCGTGCTTATTATTTGTTGAAAATGGTGAAATTGTCGAAAGGATATATACATTTTATTCAACTGCGAATATCTATGATTATTTAATACAATATCAACCAGAATTATTCTCAAATGTGACGTAA
- a CDS encoding toprim domain-containing protein: MMINESNKVIIVEGLSDKRQIEKIIDDKVIIVCTNGTLGVEKLDELLETYELDEKDVYILVDEDPSGMKLRKQLARELPHAEHIYVSSEYREVAATPMKVLANALIGARFTVNPTYLL, from the coding sequence ATGATGATAAATGAATCTAATAAAGTAATTATTGTAGAAGGTTTGTCAGATAAGCGGCAAATTGAAAAAATTATTGATGATAAGGTTATAATCGTCTGTACAAATGGAACTTTAGGCGTTGAAAAACTCGATGAACTACTAGAAACGTATGAATTAGATGAGAAGGATGTCTATATCTTAGTAGACGAGGATCCTTCTGGTATGAAATTAAGAAAACAATTAGCTAGAGAGTTACCTCATGCAGAGCATATTTATGTGAGCAGTGAGTATCGAGAAGTTGCAGCTACACCTATGAAGGTTTTAGCAAATGCATTAATTGGAGCGCGGTTTACGGTTAATCCGACTTATTTACTTTAA
- a CDS encoding ISL3 family transposase, with the protein MQNHFIIEMLGIKDTNVKVWDISQGSDALIVELYTEKRQQKCPFCRCKTKRVHSYRIQPIQGPVLPNQQVKLFLRKRRYLCKDCGKTFYERLQMIDRYQRCTTSLQAEALMYTSSSSFKTAARWTGLTDTRLLRLFDRRNIKTNRVLPRAIAIDEFKGDAGGERFQTVIVDVENKHIIDILEDRKVDTIKKYLRSRDTGQVEIVVMDMSKWFKKAVCDVLNHPLIIADRFHFMRQVYWALDEVRRQVQADVDKPIRLQMKRSKKLLWKSHFNLDEDQEEKVEKLLEIDTRLREAYQLKVMMEKWFKESDHQTASKNLDHCLASLKRSGIEAFHRLRKTFINWRQEILQAFVYPYNNGYIEGVNNTIKVIKRNSYGIKGFERLKKKILWQQEMKKVMG; encoded by the coding sequence ATGCAAAACCATTTTATCATAGAAATGTTAGGGATAAAAGATACTAATGTGAAGGTGTGGGATATATCTCAGGGTTCGGATGCTTTGATTGTTGAACTTTATACCGAAAAACGTCAGCAGAAATGTCCGTTCTGTCGATGTAAAACGAAACGGGTTCATAGTTATCGAATTCAACCGATTCAAGGTCCCGTATTACCTAACCAACAGGTAAAACTTTTCCTTCGGAAACGCAGATATTTGTGTAAGGATTGTGGTAAGACCTTTTACGAACGACTTCAAATGATTGATCGCTATCAACGTTGTACCACCTCTCTGCAAGCAGAAGCTTTGATGTATACATCTTCCAGCTCATTTAAAACAGCTGCGAGATGGACTGGGCTGACGGACACTCGCCTTTTGCGACTGTTTGATCGTCGAAACATAAAGACAAACCGAGTACTGCCGAGAGCGATAGCCATAGATGAATTTAAAGGGGACGCCGGAGGAGAACGGTTTCAAACGGTCATTGTCGATGTGGAAAATAAACATATTATTGATATTTTAGAAGATCGAAAAGTGGATACCATTAAAAAGTATCTGCGATCCCGCGATACAGGTCAGGTGGAAATTGTCGTTATGGATATGTCGAAGTGGTTCAAGAAAGCAGTCTGTGATGTGCTTAATCATCCTCTTATTATCGCCGATCGTTTCCATTTCATGCGTCAAGTATATTGGGCTTTGGATGAAGTGAGACGGCAGGTGCAGGCAGATGTCGATAAACCCATCCGTCTTCAAATGAAGAGAAGTAAGAAGTTATTGTGGAAGTCGCATTTTAATCTGGACGAAGATCAAGAAGAAAAAGTTGAAAAGCTTCTAGAGATTGATACCCGTTTAAGAGAGGCCTACCAATTGAAGGTCATGATGGAGAAATGGTTTAAGGAAAGTGATCATCAAACGGCAAGTAAAAACCTAGATCATTGTTTAGCATCCTTAAAGAGGTCAGGGATTGAAGCCTTTCATCGTCTAAGAAAAACTTTTATAAATTGGAGACAAGAGATTTTACAAGCCTTTGTATATCCTTATAACAACGGATATATCGAAGGTGTGAACAACACGATTAAAGTAATAAAACGCAATTCTTATGGAATCAAAGGCTTCGAGAGATTAAAGAAGAAAATCCTGTGGCAACAAGAAATGAAAAAGGTGATGGGTTGA
- the gcvH gene encoding glycine cleavage system protein GcvH gives MSLPQDLLYSKEHEWVKQEDGKLRIGITDFAQDELGDIVFVELPEIGEELKVDDPFGSVESVKTVSELYAPVSGKVVEINDDLEDSPEYVNESPYEKAWMIVIEPSDEKELEELLSAENYEAFIQD, from the coding sequence ATGAGTTTGCCACAAGATTTATTGTATTCTAAGGAGCATGAATGGGTAAAACAAGAAGATGGAAAATTACGCATTGGGATTACAGACTTTGCTCAAGATGAATTAGGAGACATTGTGTTTGTTGAACTTCCTGAAATTGGTGAAGAATTAAAAGTCGATGATCCTTTTGGTAGTGTAGAATCTGTAAAGACAGTATCTGAGCTCTATGCACCCGTAAGTGGAAAAGTAGTCGAAATCAACGATGACTTGGAAGATAGCCCAGAGTATGTTAATGAATCTCCATATGAAAAAGCTTGGATGATAGTGATTGAACCATCTGATGAAAAGGAACTTGAAGAGCTATTATCCGCAGAGAATTACGAGGCATTTATACAAGACTAA
- a CDS encoding arsenate reductase family protein produces the protein MALKFYWYPNCGTCKKAKKWFDDHQIDYDAIHIVNETPSSDQIQNWINISELPAKKFFNTSGKKYRELNIKDKVNQLSEKEIADLLSSDGMLIKRPIVTDGENITVGFKEDSFEKVWK, from the coding sequence ATGGCTTTAAAATTTTATTGGTATCCGAATTGTGGGACATGTAAAAAAGCAAAAAAATGGTTTGATGATCATCAAATAGACTATGACGCAATACATATTGTGAATGAGACTCCGTCTTCAGATCAGATTCAAAATTGGATAAACATCAGTGAGCTTCCTGCAAAAAAATTCTTTAATACAAGTGGAAAAAAGTATCGAGAACTTAATATTAAAGACAAAGTCAATCAATTATCTGAGAAGGAAATAGCAGATCTATTAAGTTCAGATGGTATGTTAATTAAACGCCCAATCGTTACGGATGGGGAAAATATAACTGTTGGTTTTAAAGAAGATTCTTTTGAGAAGGTCTGGAAGTAA
- a CDS encoding DinB family protein has product MYRTVTDFLSEWNDSADGTANVINNLTDDKLDQAIVEGHSTLGWLGWHLVNSPAFFGKLAGLDIDLSHDPDRVPTKAQDIAEAYNDMAQIVKEQVEQQLTDESLNEKVDSFGTPIPRGAILRKMIDHQTHHRGQMTVLLRQAGLSVPGVMGPTKEDQ; this is encoded by the coding sequence ATGTATCGCACAGTAACTGATTTTTTGAGTGAATGGAATGATTCTGCAGATGGCACAGCCAATGTAATCAATAATTTAACCGATGATAAGCTTGATCAAGCAATCGTAGAAGGTCACAGCACACTTGGTTGGTTAGGTTGGCACTTGGTAAACAGTCCAGCTTTTTTTGGGAAACTAGCTGGCCTAGATATTGATCTGTCACATGATCCAGATCGAGTTCCTACGAAAGCGCAAGATATAGCAGAAGCGTATAATGACATGGCTCAAATTGTTAAAGAGCAAGTAGAACAACAACTTACTGATGAATCATTAAACGAAAAAGTGGATAGTTTTGGAACACCTATCCCTCGTGGTGCAATACTAAGAAAGATGATTGATCATCAAACACATCATCGTGGTCAAATGACTGTACTTTTAAGACAAGCTGGCTTATCTGTCCCTGGTGTTATGGGTCCAACAAAAGAAGATCAGTAA
- a CDS encoding ion transporter: MRTIQKQCAALANSNIFLNIIIVLIILNAILVGLETYPFFAQFSTFIIWADWTLLTIFTIEIIIRLIGSHSLKSFFIEPWNVFDFIIVLSSIILAGSSYVMVLRILRVLRVLRAISIIPSLRKMVNALLLTIPSMGTIMLLLGLFFYVYGVIGTMLFQSVSPEYFGSLHRTLLTLFQVITLESWASGVMYPILEKDPTSWWYFVTFILIGAFVIINLFVGVVVNNVEEASREESPSPTNLKLEKMEQDMEEIKKLLKQQHKD, translated from the coding sequence ATGAGAACAATACAGAAACAATGTGCTGCGCTTGCCAATAGTAATATATTTTTAAATATTATTATTGTACTTATTATATTAAATGCAATTTTGGTCGGGTTAGAGACCTATCCATTTTTTGCCCAATTTTCTACTTTTATTATTTGGGCAGATTGGACTTTGCTAACGATTTTCACTATCGAAATTATTATACGTTTAATTGGAAGTCATTCTTTGAAAAGTTTCTTCATTGAACCGTGGAATGTATTTGATTTTATTATTGTTTTAAGCAGCATCATTCTAGCTGGTTCAAGTTACGTTATGGTACTACGAATATTACGGGTTCTACGCGTACTGCGAGCGATATCAATTATTCCTTCTTTACGAAAAATGGTCAATGCCTTGCTATTAACAATACCTTCAATGGGTACGATTATGCTTTTACTGGGGTTATTTTTCTATGTATATGGAGTTATTGGAACCATGTTATTTCAATCTGTTTCTCCAGAGTATTTTGGTTCGCTTCATCGTACGTTATTAACCCTCTTCCAAGTGATTACATTAGAATCATGGGCAAGTGGAGTAATGTATCCCATCCTCGAGAAAGATCCAACGTCATGGTGGTATTTTGTTACCTTTATTTTAATCGGGGCATTTGTCATTATTAATTTATTTGTAGGTGTTGTTGTGAATAATGTAGAAGAAGCAAGTCGTGAAGAGTCTCCTTCACCAACTAATCTTAAATTAGAAAAAATGGAACAAGATATGGAAGAGATTAAAAAATTACTAAAACAACAGCATAAAGATTAA